AATACTTTTGGTAGATAAAATTTTTGATAAGTATTCTCTAATCTTGGACCTGGGAAGTAGGGGAATAAAGTTTCATTAATTTTGACATTTCTCAATGGAATATCGATTTGAATATTACGTGGAATCATGACTCCCCGAATAACATGAGGGGGGAGTTCTTTACGCTCAATTTCATCATCGTCAGATTCTTCTAATTCTTCAAACTCATCATCAAAAATCTCAGTCATAGGCTTAATAGGAGAATTTGGATTTAAGGGTATATAGGTTTGTGGAGCTCCCGAGGTGCCTGAGTTTGTACTCGTTGAAGCATCGGTTGGTTTTTTATTAGTAGTATTATCTTCAGTGACGGCAGGTTTTGTAAGTTGGGGTAAATCACCAGGTATTATAACCGGAGTAATGATACCGTTGTCTCTTGCTATGTCTACTTTTAGTGTAGAGTCCTTCAAGGGCATCTGTTTCATTCCTATAACGATGAGCTGATTGTCAATTTCAAGAAGCATGAAAAAAGCTTCATGACCATTGCGAAGCTTTCCGACTAAACGTTTTTTGATGATTTTCATTTCTTTAAGCGCATGAAGTGTTAACCCGTTAAGTACGTTTACAATTTCATGTTTTCCGCTAGCACTGAAAGTAACTGTTCCAGTTAGTTTTTCATCTTTTACAAAGTTCTTAAAGTGATTAAATGAATTACAGATATTTGTTCTTGGAATAGACATATCTATTATAGTGCTACCTTTATAAGCGGGCATGGGGTTTTCAATTTTCCCGGGTTCTAATAATGGTAAGAGCTGTTCTTTATTAGCTTTTGGCTTAACCCCCTTTAAAAAGATTAAGGCATGACCTTCTACAACTATGTCATTATCTATGCATTTAACTTCGGTGGGTTTTTTATCAGCGTGTGCGATCATCCCAGTACTTAGAGTACTGATGATCAATATACTATAGATACATTTAAGCCACATCTGCATAAGAACATTCCATATACAAACTTGGGGCC
This portion of the Oligoflexia bacterium genome encodes:
- a CDS encoding M23 family metallopeptidase, with product MQMWLKCIYSILIISTLSTGMIAHADKKPTEVKCIDNDIVVEGHALIFLKGVKPKANKEQLLPLLEPGKIENPMPAYKGSTIIDMSIPRTNICNSFNHFKNFVKDEKLTGTVTFSASGKHEIVNVLNGLTLHALKEMKIIKKRLVGKLRNGHEAFFMLLEIDNQLIVIGMKQMPLKDSTLKVDIARDNGIITPVIIPGDLPQLTKPAVTEDNTTNKKPTDASTSTNSGTSGAPQTYIPLNPNSPIKPMTEIFDDEFEELEESDDDEIERKELPPHVIRGVMIPRNIQIDIPLRNVKINETLFPYFPGPRLENTYQKFYLPKVLLTAMPKTESSVEEYLRRNQASGGVHYPGGARRYGFHEGTDISARELKDKSIIAPMDGFVYAAGWFGSGGNTIYLQHPIPNTGKFIYTAYRHLKSYKIFNGRVTRNTWKFFTKPIQIKKGEVIGIIGSTGRSSGPHLHFEVRVPIDGKPETAPVNSGFRSRRDALTNHTLAVSWTEFNQEFDEMCYRRKKAELENAAIVLARNSKAHPIISAGLCSYTTDERLKNELGNRFSNFGNLPKPYGIVALDEMKADYPFLKYKSRRRSLRSGRTTKKTPPAINRSTTKRKPPAKRR